In Fusarium oxysporum f. sp. lycopersici 4287 chromosome 9, whole genome shotgun sequence, the genomic stretch ACGGCTCTGAttctgaggaggaagagtcCGActccgacgaagaagaaggtggcgCGCAAGTCGATACCGAGGGAGACATGCAGCGATTCCAAGATGAGCAAAACGATGTTGAGGCCGGAGAAGTGACGAATCGAATCGCCATTGTCAACCTTGACTGGGACCACGTTAAATCTACTGACCTCATGGCTCTCTTCAACAGTTTCCTTCCTGAGACTGGTGGCAAGATCGACAAGATTTCAGTATACCCTAGTGAATTTGGCAAGGAGCGCATGCAGcaggaagaagttgaaggacCCCCGAAGGCATTGTTCAAGAACTCCAAGAACGACTCGGACGACGATTCGGATGACAGCGATGAAGAAAGTGAGGATGGAGACGAGCGAATCAAGAAGAGTTTGCTCCAAGAGGGTGACGACCAGGACTTCGACAGTGATGCGCTACGATCTTACCAGCTTGACCGTCTACGATACTACTATGCCGTCATGGTCTGCTCAAGCCCAGCTGTTGCACAGAAGCTCTACGAGGCTGTCGATGGACGAGAGTACCAGTCATCCTCCAACTTCCTCGATCTTCGATTCGTTCCCGACGATGTCACTTTCGATGACGAGCCAAGAGACGAGTGTGAAAAGGTTCCCGAGTCATACAAGCCCGTAGAATTCGTGACAAACGCCCTTCAGAGCTCAAAGGTCAAGCTTACCTGGGACATGCATCCTGAGGAGGCATCGCGCAAGGAATCCATCAACCGCGCTTTTAGTGGTAGTCGCAACGAGATCGAAGAGAACGATCTCCGCGCATACTTGGCGAGCGACagcgaagatgacgacgatgtggaggaagaagaggtcGTCGAAGAGAAGAGTGAGGATGAGCCCAAGCTTTCCAAGAAGGAATTGGCGCGTCGAAAAATGCGCGCTGCCTTGGGTCTATCTGAGGAACCTACCAAATCTTCCAAGAACGCCCCCGTAGGCGACATGGAGATTACTTTCACGCCTGCTTTGTCAGAGAGCGCACCAAAGAAGACAGTCGAGGAGGAGACAACAATTGAGAAGTATATCcgaaaggaaaaggagcgaaaggagaagaagcgcgAAGCTGCACGAGCTCGGCGTGCTGGCCAGGACCCTGatgccgaggaggaggaagaggaggctgTCGAGGTTCCTGCAGGCGAGGCTGACGACCTTGGATTCGACGACCCCTTCTTCACTGCCGCCGAAGACCCCGCAGCATCTTCCAAGACCTCCATCCGCAAAGCCGACCGTCTCAAGAAGCGCGAAGCCCGCGAAGCCGCCGAGGCCGAAAACAAagcccagaagaagcagctcGAGAAGGTCATGGCCGACGTGGACGCAGACCAAGCTGATCACCTAGACCACTTCGACATGAACGAAATCGTCCGCGCAGAGAAGgccaaaaagaagaagggcaaagCCAAAAAGAAGGCCCTAGCCAAAGAATCCCGCGGCGGTCTGCAGGAGGACTTTAGCAtggatgttgacgatgatcgTTTCAAGGCTGTGTTTGAGAGTCACGAGTATGCTATTGATCCTTCGAATCCCAAGTTCAAGGCTACGGAGGGTATGCAGAAGTTGCTTGAGGAGGGtaggaagaagagaagaaatgCAGAGGGAGGGGATGAGGAGCCTAGAAGTAAGAAGGCTAAGAAGGGACGGAGGtaatataatagattatGTATATCTGGTTAGATTGGAGTTGGGTTCAAAAGTGGTATTTGATAGCATAAATCATGAAGCATATACTGTTcagttcttctcttctggcACCGACGCTCAAACATGATCCTCGATACATAAATCTTTCAACATTTCTCATCGCGGTTCTGTAGATCCCATCATCAATGCACTCTATGCATCCAATGGCTTCTGGCCACTCCAAAAATGCATCTTCCCATAAGCATGAACTTTCGGATCCCTCATGGACTGTCTACACTCTGCAAAAAAcacctccatctcatctttgcCCCATCCCAACTGCGGAAAATGCAAATTCCCAATCGCCGGGAAGAATTCCTCACATGCAGTTCGATAATACATGCCCACCAATCTCATGACCCTTACACCATTAGCAACAACTCTCTCCGTAGGTGGTGTGACTTACTTGTCTTTTGGCCATGTCCCATAAGGCAATTTGATAAAATTGTGTTTTATATTAACAAACCCTGCTTCAGCAAGATATTGGCCTCCGAATACAGCGGCGTGTGCGTTTGTTTCGTAGAGAGCGAATGCTTGGAGGATGATTTCTGTGAAGCGTTTCAGGGGCCAATCGTCAGGGATGCTGTTGTCGTCTGTGTGGACTTGGCCATCTACGTCTTGGAGTTCTACCCAAGCACCGGGCTTCATGTTTCTGGTATTATTAGAGGAGTATTGGGCGTAGAAGGGGCGGGCTTACGCATATACTTGCTTGAGGAGGGTTACAGGCGATTTGAGGATTGGGATCATGTTGCGAAGATGAACGAAGTCAAAGTCATCGCCGTTGAGCCATTCGTCTTCGATATCGTCCACATAAAATCTGTACAGGTTAGATTTGAGAATATGTGTATATGTGAGTATGACTTACTTGACGTTTGGAGGTACCCATGTCGGTTGTATTGGACTTAGATCCAATCCCAATACTTCAGCACTCGGATATTTCTCACCAACTAACACCATTAGCATCATTCCCTGTCACTCATTCTCTTCACATACTCTCAATAGCCCAAATCCCCGTACCAGTCCCCAAATCCGCTATCCTCTGCGGATTCTCACGAACCGGCGCATAAAATAACCGTCCATCTGTGGCTTCCAACATCATCGCATGAAGCATATCTTCACGATTCTGCTCCGCCTCATCGTTCGGTAAGGGATATCGGCCATGGCGATAACGGTGATATCGACGACCGTTTTGATAGCTGTGTTCGAGAATACTGGAGCTtatggatgttgaggaggagcgAAGACTTGAAGAATCTTCGGGATCAAAGTCGCTAGCGGAGAATTCACCGTCTTCGTCGCTGCCGCCGGCTTCGATTACTGCGTTGCCATGCAAGAGGCCTTGGTTATCATCAGGGGTTGGGTCTGTATCTGGAGTGGTGTTAGTTGTCATACGATTGTCTTGTGCGGCTCATTTCATCTGTCTTCTGACTCTTTCAATCTCAACTAGACATTCACTATCCACTCAATGCCCCAACGTGAATGTCATCCTCATACCTTGTTCATCATGCCCCGCCGGATCTGACTTTTCCTGTAATGGAGGACTAGTCCTCGTGCTCGCCCTTTTACCTTCTGTATCGTGAGCACCCATGTCTTTGCCGTTTCTCTTCCAACTATCACAATGCGCCTCGACTCCTCGGGACAACATCTAGTATAAATACTCCCTCACTCGATGAGGGGGAGAGAACAAAAATCACGAGAATATGCACAACCGGATACAACATCCAATTAAAGACTCCACAAAGATGGCCTGTTTTGCTTCTTCCACTGCAAATGTGACAGGTTCCAAAAGACGAGAGACAAGTGGGAAGAAGGCCCTTAAACATGATAAATTGCGTAATATCTCAACTTACACTGACGAAACAGGATAGCCCTCCCGTACGTCGCTCATCTTGACTTGCCCGTTTACGCAGAAGCTATAGAGCATCCTTTGGAATTTTCTCTTTGGCAATCCTGACGTCCTCGGCGCTGCAAGACTAGTGCCTGATCTGGACCCCTTGGCGTAGAGAACATGCCAGTCGACACGGCACGAGCGAGGTACTCTCCATGGTTAGATAGATTCGGGGTTTGACTTGATGTCCGAGATTTTCGCATTCGAGTAATTTATGGAGATGGTGGAATTACTGGCGTGAGTGTTTGAAGCGATATCTCGGGTGAGGAAATAGAGTTGGCGAGATCGGGGGATAGATCTGACGGGGAGAAGCGAGTGCTGGGGTAAGAGTTACAGTATCCTAGCTTGGATTTGAAGGTGAAGGTCACTGGATTGGGTATTCATGTCGGTGTTTTCTTGTCGTTTGCTGATATGTCACTATAATTGGTTACAATGCACGCGGTTGGTGATATTGCAGCATGGCTGAGACAGTTCAAATGTTTGCACTTCGAGTGAGAGTTGACCATTCAGCAGGAAATGGCAGGGATAACTGCACCCGAAATCCTGGGTCTGGACCGAGCAAAAGACGTAGGTGCAAGCTACCTAATTTTACGAGATTCCATTAAAGTGGTTAATCAAGCCAAGGCGCAAACAGGCATCAACAGCTCATGACTCTTTAAGTTGTTTGCATAGCGAAGATGTTTTGTGAAACTGACTCAAATACAGGCCTCCAATAAAACTCGATCTGTATCAAGGCCATTTCAGAACCGCCATCTGCATCGAGTTATTTATGGACAATTCACCAGCATGACCGTATTACAATGCCAGTGTTCCCCTCCTCATACGCACATATGCACATGCAGTGCATATTGCGCGTTTACGATAAATACCAATGCATTGCCCTGCAAGTGTGAGTGAGCGAGTGAAGCTCCTTGGTTGGCAGCAGTGTATGATAGAGATAAGAGATCTGTCCGCGTGATGGTGAAAAAGGGTGGGATATCCCGCACGATCCGGTTCTCTAGCTGCCGTTTCCGTCTGATAATCACAACACCAAGTCAAAAGTCGCGATACTAAGACTTGGCCGATCAAGTGAACTCTTTGAATGCAGTTAGAGTGGTAGACTTGTAGAGGCGAGGCTGGCTAGTTTGTTGATCTGTTATGCACAAGACCCAAAACAATATATGAGAACACCATCGCAAGGCAATTCAAGTCACCATATTTCACCATTGTAACCAGTTACAGAGGAAAAGGCACTAGAGAAGGCTGGGAAAACACCATAGCTAATCCCTGTCACGAAATATCAGATATAGCTCTTCCCCGCTCAGAGGCGGGAGAGACGCGATGCATGCTAGCAACCCTCTTTGTATTAATGAGGGTGTGATCAAGGCCGCATCGAGAGAGGCTGATGTGCGGCCCCTTGAAAGCGCCTGTCGAAGCAGAGGAACACGGGGGAGAAGAGAGTGGTGATTATGGTGGTAGTGGTTTGATTAGAAGCAGGTCGGAGTGGGATGATATCGTCTTATCTCCACCAGTTCATCACCAAAGCATCACATCCATAAACAGTAGAATTACTGACTGTAGAAGGGGAGCAAATATAGACGACACATGCAATGCACCATTCATGATTCATCGCCACTGGAGGACCCCTATTGCAGAGCGATCATCCCCTCCCAAACATCGAACATCAAAACATCGCTTCATCATTCACTCATTCTTCTCTCACCGACTGTCGGAGCTAAAGTTCCCAAGGCTGCGTCGCATCGAGATCGTGATGGAGGGGAGCGAATTTGGGGGTCATCGCCCTCTAAAACAGACGCCACTTTATCTGTGGGGAAACGCGTGAGCTTGATGATTTTTTGGTGCTAGGCATGGGTGTTACAAGACCTTGGAAGATAATATCTCTTGTGTCATTATGGTATTCATATTACTCGCAACTCTCCCGTTTCTCTTGAGTCTTCCTATTTTCTACTTTTTTATCGTCTTTTTAATACAGGCCCGTGATAATTTTGAGCTCGTTGATCCAAATCCTCCTCCAACAACGTCACCTAATATCTACTGTGACGAGACGGCTTGAAACACCAACGTAATAATCAAGGCAATGCCGCCACATTCAAATTCTCCTCTGCTTCCCATCTCCACGCCCACAGCTATCGCATCGCCATATGAGCAACCACCACCTCCTGCTCCTACAGCAGCGAACCATGTTCAGCGGTTCGCCATCACGACTTTCTCTCTCGCCCGTTTCGCCCGCGGTGTCTCCTTAATAGCATACCCACGGTTTGGCCTCTGGGCCCTCGATATCGCACCTGATGGTTCAGCATATATGCTCGCTAGTCTAATTGGCATTCGCGATATTCTCCTCTCGGGGCTTTTGTACACGAGCGATACTACAAACGCTGCGACGGACTCGGCTGCTCGTCGCGAAGTAACCCGTGCGCTTGCGACGAACTTGTTCAGCGATGCGCTCGATGCTTTTGTGCTGATATTCTACGCTGCGTGGTCCGATGATTGGGGAAATCCGATTGCGGTTATCGTCATCTCTGCTGTCATGGCCATCTTTGAACATCTGACGCTGTGGAGCTTGAGCGAGGATGATTGGGCTGCGCATGAGTATGGGAGTCTGGGCGATGATAAGAAGGCGAGGATGAATGCTTGGCTCCGAGAGTTGGAACGTTGTGGCCCTGAGACGTATCGACCTGAACAGTCTGTTCCGCCATCATCGCGAGCATCGTTCAGACAGTATGGAGCTATTGTTtagatgttgatgagctaTGGGTTTGATGAAGAAAAGTTACGGCTGTTGTGTCTATTCTGCGTGGCGTTCATGGCTTGTTTGCATCTGTGTCGTTTTCAAGATGGTTGATCGTTTGGAGTCGGGAGTGCATGTTGCATGACTGAATCATGGTGATGTTTTCTGCGATGCATCTGGTTATGCAGTTTATACCTTCAATACCATTGCTTTTGAGTTTGACATTTGTTGTGGGCGGGGACTACTGGAGGTGAATATGTCTGGTCTGTGTTTTCATATGCTACAGAGGTGACGATAGACTCATCGTAGCGAGCTTTGATATAAACGAGAACTCTTGTAAACCTTGTCAAGCTTATCAGTGTCACTATGCCCGAAAACTTCAAATCCTCTAGAAGCTCGGCAGATCAATAAATGGCGTTAGAATCCATAAATCTCATACGAACAATCCCATGACACAAACTCAATTACAGCTTTACAACAAATCGGAGATGTATATATCACAACCCCTTGCTATGGCGTGATATATCGCATCTGAGGCACAATCAAGGGTCTGGTCTGACAAACGTGCCGCATGTGGAGCATATCGGCCGCTAAAATCCTCCGACTCAACGACAAAACGTCTTTAaatcttttcttttttctatATTTCGCCTCCCTCACTTGTCGCATACGACAATAGATCATCTCCTCCGCTTCTCCTGTCGTTACACTTGCGCTGTTTTCTGCATTGAGTTGTTACCATGTCTGTCCCTCGTGTAAAGCGTGTGGCGGTCATCGGCGCCGGACCAGCGGGTGCTATTGCGGTTGATGCTTTGGTGCAAGAGAAGACTTTTGATCTTATTAGGGTTTTTGAACGCCGTGAAGGGCCTGGAGGATGTTGGTAAGTTATCAGATTTCTAGTAAAATACCAGATTATATGGTGAGAGAATTTGAGCTGACGATGCAAGGATTGGTGATACAACTCAACCTCCAACAATCTCAAATCTGGCAAAGCTCGCAGATCGTACAGCAGATGAGCAACTGCCCATCCCTGAGACTTTACCAACACTTCTTCCCAAGTCCACGCAACCACGCCATGAAGAATCATCTCTGTACCCATACCTAGAAACCAACGTTGACACATCCACCATGGAGTTCACACAAGAGCCCATCCCCGAAATCCGCAGTGAGAGATCAATCGGGATGCACGGCCCCGAGACGCCCTTTCGGCACTGGAAAGTCATGCGTGACTACATCGCAGGTATCTTGCATCGTAACCACTACCAAGATCTCATCTCGTACAACACCACCGTGGAACATGTTGAGAAGACTGGTGATGAGTGGAAGGTTGTGTTGAGAAAGGAGGGAAAGAAGCAGGATTACTGGTGGAGTGAGACTTTTGATGCTGTGGTTGTGGCGAGCGGTCATTACTGGGTGCCGTATATTCCGGCTGTGGAGGGCTTGGAGCAGTTTGAGAAGACGAGGCCGGGGAGTGTGGTGCACAGCAAGCACTTCCGAGGGCGAGACTCTTTTCACGGCAAGGTAAGTTGTACGACCTTAAGACAGTGACAGTACTAATTTGCGTGCACAGAGAGTCGTTGTTGTGGGTGCTTCTGTATCAGCGGCTGATATCGCAGTTGATCTCGTCGACACAGCCAAATCACCAATTCACTGCGTCACCATCGGCCACACCACAAACGTCTTCTTTGGCGACACAGCCTTTGACCACCCCAAGATCCAGCAACACCCATCTATCGCCAAAGTCGTCAACCGAACAGTGCACTTCATCGACGGAACCAGCGTTGCAGATGTAGACCACATCATCTTCGGCACAGGCTACAGCTGGACCCTCCCATTCCTCCCCTCCCTCCCCGTCCGCAACAATCGCGTCCCCGGTCTATACCAACACATCGTATGGCAGAAAGATCCGACAATTCTCTTCGTCGGCGCAGTAGGCGCAGGTCTCAcgttcaagatcttcgagTGGCAAGCCGTCTACGCAGCTCGTATCCTCGCAGGCCGAGCGACTGTACCTTCACAGGAGGAGATGCAGAGGTGGGAGGATGAGAGGATACAGACACACGGCGATGGACCAAAGTTCTCTGTTGTGTTTCCGGACTTTGAGGATTACTTTGAGGCGGTGAGGGAGCTTGCGGGTGAGGGTGAGGCAGGGGTGGGACGCAAGTTGCCCAAGTTTAGGAGGGAGTGGTTTAGGAATTTTATAGAGGGTACGGAGTTGAGGAAGGGAttgtggaggaggtggaaTGCGAAGGCGAAGGCggatcttgagaaggatggtGTGAAGGCGAGGTTGTAGATGGATTTGGACTGTAGAGTAGATATTGTGTTTGATCTAGATTTAGACGTATAAATAGAGCAGGAATATAGAACTCCGATCAAAGAGCCAGAAATTGACCATATCTGGTCACCATGTTCGGAGCACTGAATGTCTCGTGTACATTAACAAGGTGCCGGAGTTCAAAGTGCTGGAGAGGTTCACGCCTTACCATCTCTTTTCCCGCCTCAAAAACCAGTGATGCTAGCTATGAGTGCATATATTTGCGAGAATAAAATATCGAATCAAGGCTCTACAGGGCCACTATATAATATGTATTTCCAGGTTAAACAGCTTAGTTTTAATGAATTGACGTTGTTATCCGTATAGCTTACCC encodes the following:
- a CDS encoding dimethylaniline monooxygenase (N-oxide forming), translating into MEFTQEPIPEIRSERSIGMHGPETPFRHWKVMRDYIAGILHRNHYQDLISYNTTVEHVEKTGDEWKVVLRKEGKKQDYWWSETFDAVVVASGHYWVPYIPAVEGLEQFEKTRPGSVVHSKHFRGRDSFHGKRVVVVGASVSAADIAVDLVDTAKSPIHCVTIGHTTNVFFGDTAFDHPKIQQHPSIAKVVNRTVHFIDGTSVADVDHIIFGTGYSWTLPFLPSLPVRNNRVPGLYQHIVWQKDPTILFVGAVGAGLTFKIFEWQAVYAARILAGRATVPSQEEMQRWEDERIQTHGDGPKFSVVFPDFEDYFEAVRELAGEGEAGVGRKLPKFRREWFRNFIEGTELRKGLWRRWNAKAKADLEKDGVKARL
- a CDS encoding dimethylaniline monooxygenase (N-oxide forming); protein product: MSVPRVKRVAVIGAGPAGAIAVDALVQEKTFDLIRVFERREGPGGCWIGDTTQPPTISNLAKLADRTADEQLPIPETLPTLLPKSTQPRHEESSLYPYLETNVDTSTMEFTQEPIPEIRSERSIGMHGPETPFRHWKVMRDYIAGILHRNHYQDLISYNTTVEHVEKTGDEWKVVLRKEGKKQDYWWSETFDAVVVASGHYWVPYIPAVEGLEQFEKTRPGSVVHSKHFRGRDSFHGKRVVVVGASVSAADIAVDLVDTAKSPIHCVTIGHTTNVFFGDTAFDHPKIQQHPSIAKVVNRTVHFIDGTSVADVDHIIFGTGYSWTLPFLPSLPVRNNRVPGLYQHIVWQKDPTILFVGAVGAGLTFKIFEWQAVYAARILAGRATVPSQEEMQRWEDERIQTHGDGPKFSVVFPDFEDYFEAVRELAGEGEAGVGRKLPKFRREWFRNFIEGTELRKGLWRRWNAKAKADLEKDGVKARL